One window of Flavobacteriales bacterium genomic DNA carries:
- a CDS encoding metallophosphoesterase — translation MSTLPRILLILLVLFLLDWYAWRGIHTAIGQWSAAVQRVARISYWAVSIGMLAVIAFGGFRMQELRSSHNHAFLYSVIGIFVLLLLPKLVIILFHGLEDVLELGRLAWSKLAPGAGDGTGDGGRIRFLSKIGLALAAIPFAGVLYGLTRGWRNFNVAQVKVKARNLPKAFDGLRIVQISDMHLGSFSTDTEVVQHGIDLINEQRPDLILFTGDLVNNFAEEAEPWLEKLSGLKASIGKFSILGNHDYGDYSSWSSAAAKAANLEQLKAHHRTMGFRLLLDEHLPIERDGERFTLIGVQNWGTRFQQYGNLAKAVDGTDPSQFRLLMSHDPTHWDAQVRATGIDLMLAGHTHGAQFGITIAGHTYSPAQWIYEEWAGLYKKQGLQLYVNRGFGFLGFPGRVGMPPEITELTLECA, via the coding sequence ATGTCCACCCTCCCCCGCATCCTCCTCATCCTCCTCGTCCTCTTCCTCCTCGACTGGTACGCTTGGCGCGGCATCCATACCGCTATCGGCCAGTGGAGCGCGGCGGTGCAGCGCGTAGCGCGCATCTCCTACTGGGCGGTGAGCATCGGCATGCTGGCGGTGATCGCTTTCGGTGGGTTCCGCATGCAGGAACTACGCTCTTCGCACAACCACGCTTTCCTCTATTCCGTGATCGGCATCTTCGTGCTGTTGCTGTTGCCGAAGCTGGTGATCATCCTCTTCCATGGGCTGGAGGACGTGCTGGAGCTGGGCCGCTTGGCTTGGTCCAAACTGGCTCCGGGTGCTGGGGACGGGACCGGGGACGGCGGCCGGATCCGTTTCCTCTCCAAGATCGGGCTTGCGCTCGCCGCGATCCCCTTCGCGGGCGTGCTGTACGGGCTTACCCGCGGCTGGCGCAACTTCAATGTGGCCCAGGTGAAGGTGAAGGCACGCAACCTGCCCAAGGCCTTCGACGGCTTGCGCATCGTGCAGATCAGCGATATGCACCTCGGCAGCTTCAGCACGGACACCGAGGTGGTGCAGCACGGCATCGACCTGATCAATGAACAACGGCCGGACCTCATCCTCTTCACCGGCGACCTGGTGAACAATTTCGCCGAAGAGGCCGAGCCTTGGCTCGAAAAACTAAGTGGTCTCAAGGCTTCGATCGGGAAATTTTCCATCCTCGGCAACCACGACTACGGCGACTATTCCAGCTGGTCCAGCGCCGCCGCCAAGGCCGCGAACCTGGAACAACTGAAGGCCCACCACCGCACCATGGGCTTTCGTCTGCTGCTGGACGAGCACCTCCCGATCGAGCGGGACGGCGAGCGCTTCACCTTGATCGGTGTGCAGAACTGGGGCACGCGCTTCCAGCAATACGGCAACCTCGCCAAGGCCGTCGATGGTACGGACCCCTCGCAGTTCCGCCTGCTGATGAGCCACGACCCCACGCACTGGGACGCGCAGGTGAGGGCCACGGGCATCGACCTGATGCTGGCCGGCCACACCCACGGCGCGCAGTTCGGCATCACCATCGCCGGGCACACCTACAGCCCCGCGCAATGGATCTACGAGGAGTGGGCCGGCCTGTACAAGAAACAAGGCCTTCAGCTTTATGTGAACCGCGGCTTCGGTTTCCTCGGATTCCCGGGCCGCGTGGGGATGCCGCCGGAGATCACGGAGCTGACGTTGGAGTGTGCGTAG
- a CDS encoding deoxynucleoside kinase — MHIAIAGNIGSGKTTLTKLLAKHYQWDRLEEAVDNNPYLFDFYKDMQRWSFNLQIFFLNSRFEQLLEIRRSGRNVVQDRTIYEDAYIFAPNLHAMGLMTTRDFENYFRLFKNMDGAVTPPDLMIYLRASVPNLVNQIAERGRDYESSISIDYLKRLHERYEAWITTYDKGKVLVIDVDENSFHTNPEDLGKIINSIDAEIHGLFPMDKEAPKGATNGVGKAKAVKKTAKKAAKKK, encoded by the coding sequence ATGCATATCGCCATCGCAGGAAACATCGGATCAGGTAAGACCACCCTCACGAAACTTCTGGCCAAACACTACCAGTGGGACCGCCTCGAGGAGGCCGTGGACAACAACCCGTACCTGTTCGACTTCTATAAGGACATGCAGCGCTGGAGCTTCAACCTCCAGATCTTCTTCCTCAATTCGCGCTTCGAGCAGTTGCTGGAGATCCGCCGCAGCGGACGCAACGTGGTGCAGGACCGCACGATCTATGAGGACGCCTACATCTTCGCGCCCAACCTCCACGCCATGGGCCTGATGACCACGCGTGATTTCGAGAACTACTTCCGCCTGTTCAAGAACATGGACGGTGCCGTGACCCCGCCGGACCTGATGATCTATCTCCGCGCCAGCGTACCCAATCTGGTGAACCAGATCGCGGAGCGAGGCCGTGACTACGAGAGCAGCATCAGCATCGACTACCTCAAGCGCCTGCATGAACGCTACGAGGCGTGGATCACCACCTACGACAAAGGAAAAGTGCTGGTGATCGACGTGGACGAGAATTCCTTCCACACGAATCCGGAGGACCTCGGAAAGATCATCAACTCCATCGATGCCGAGATCCACGGGCTATTCCCGATGGACAAGGAGGCTCCCAAAGGCGCGACCAATGGCGTCGGCAAGGCCAAGGCCGTGAAAAAGACGGCGAAGAAGGCAGCGAAGAAGAAGTGA
- a CDS encoding GH3 auxin-responsive promoter family protein: MKKRLQQIELFRDHPHEAQLEVFHGLIQSARYTTWGRQYDYSSIQTPDEFRQRVPLQDYTHVKPWVDRMRKGEQNLLWPTDIKWFAKSSGTTNAKSKYIPVSREALEECHYKGGKDLLALHFAMRPQSKLYQGMTMVVGGSSASEPVRNDAYSGDLSAIIIRNLPIWVEVRRTPVIETALMENWEEKVERMARETMREDVRSIAGVPSWTMVVLKRVLELTGKKDIMEVWPNLELFMHGGVSFRPYREQYKKLFPSAEVNYLETYNASEGFFGITDVHGADDLLLMLDYGIFFEFIPVEELHREQPQTKLLHEVQKDREYAVVISTNAGLWRYMPGDTVHFTHTAPYRIQVSGRTKSFINAFGEELIVENADRGIQAACAATGSVVREYTAGPVYMDAEARGCHEWMIEFEAAPEDMEHFITVLDETMRGLNSDYDAKRSTGMVLRRPIVHAVQKDTFHRWLKERGKLGGQNKVPRLCNDRTLLDQLLQNEPV; this comes from the coding sequence ATGAAAAAGCGGCTGCAGCAGATCGAGCTGTTCCGCGACCACCCGCATGAGGCCCAGTTGGAGGTCTTCCATGGGCTGATCCAGTCCGCGCGCTATACCACGTGGGGCAGGCAGTATGACTATTCCAGCATCCAAACGCCTGATGAATTCCGCCAGCGCGTACCCCTTCAGGACTATACTCATGTGAAGCCCTGGGTTGACCGCATGCGCAAGGGCGAGCAAAACCTCCTTTGGCCCACGGACATCAAGTGGTTCGCCAAGAGCAGCGGTACCACCAACGCCAAGAGCAAGTACATCCCCGTGAGCCGCGAGGCCTTGGAGGAATGCCACTACAAGGGGGGCAAGGACCTGCTGGCGCTGCACTTCGCCATGCGTCCGCAAAGCAAGCTTTACCAGGGCATGACCATGGTGGTGGGCGGCAGCAGCGCCTCGGAACCGGTCCGCAACGACGCCTATTCCGGCGACCTCAGCGCCATCATCATCCGCAACCTGCCTATTTGGGTGGAGGTGCGCCGCACACCGGTGATCGAAACGGCACTGATGGAGAATTGGGAAGAAAAGGTGGAACGCATGGCCCGCGAGACCATGCGTGAGGACGTGCGCAGCATTGCCGGCGTGCCCTCTTGGACGATGGTGGTGTTGAAGCGCGTGCTCGAGCTCACCGGCAAGAAGGACATCATGGAGGTATGGCCGAACCTGGAGCTGTTCATGCACGGTGGCGTGAGCTTCCGGCCCTATCGCGAGCAGTATAAAAAGCTCTTCCCCTCCGCTGAGGTGAACTACCTGGAGACCTACAACGCCAGCGAAGGTTTTTTCGGCATCACCGACGTGCATGGTGCCGACGACCTGCTGCTGATGCTGGACTATGGCATCTTCTTCGAGTTCATCCCGGTGGAGGAATTGCACCGGGAGCAGCCGCAGACCAAGCTGCTCCATGAAGTTCAGAAGGACCGGGAATACGCAGTGGTGATCAGCACCAACGCCGGGCTGTGGCGTTACATGCCGGGGGATACCGTCCACTTCACGCACACTGCGCCCTACCGCATCCAAGTGAGCGGCAGGACCAAGAGCTTCATCAATGCCTTCGGCGAGGAACTGATCGTGGAGAACGCGGACCGTGGCATCCAGGCGGCCTGTGCCGCCACAGGCAGTGTGGTGCGCGAATACACGGCCGGTCCGGTCTACATGGATGCCGAGGCCCGAGGCTGCCACGAATGGATGATCGAGTTCGAGGCGGCCCCGGAAGACATGGAGCACTTCATTACCGTGCTGGATGAGACCATGCGCGGGCTCAATAGTGACTACGATGCCAAGCGCAGCACGGGCATGGTGCTCCGGCGGCCCATCGTGCACGCGGTGCAAAAGGACACCTTCCACAGATGGCTGAAAGAGCGGGGTAAATTGGGCGGACAGAACAAGGTGCCCCGGCTCTGCAATGACCGCACACTATTGGACCAGTTGTTGCAGAACGAGCCGGTATGA
- the sppA gene encoding signal peptide peptidase SppA: MRQFLKFMLASMLGSLLIGIVLIVLFIGSLAALGSAFSMEGKAPSVSSNSVLRISLDQVVVDRGAKEPFSLDFGPFKGMGKLGLNDILDDIEKAKKDDRIKGVFLDLGMVNAGFTTVKEIRDKLIAFKAESGKPVVAFADTYTQKSYYLASVADKVYMVPQGDLDFRGLRSEMMFYTGLFEKLGIEIQFIRGSDNKFKSFGEAFTRKDMSPANKMQVTRLLDGIWGNYITEVGALRQLDTAKLNAIAENMMVRKAQDAVTTGLVDSLVYRDEVLAGIKERMNLDIGKDINFVDLNKYTKAYVAKAKPEKDASEISSWKKPKVAVVYAQGDIVDGDGEDGSIGGTTLSEAIRKAREDSTVKAIVLRVNSPGGSGLASDVIWREVMLAKAVKPVVVSMGDVAASGGYYISCAADKIFAEPTTITGSIGVFGMIPNMQGFFNDKLGLTFDGVQTHKYAGMLTVTRPLTADEKGIIQGFIDNFYSTFTQRVAEGRHMEVAAVDSIGQGRVWTGTDAKRIGLVDEMGGLEAATAEAAKLADLGEGEYRTVGYPEQKDFFEQLKESLNVQARTWVAKEAFGDDVELLHRFEAVRKVRTITGIQARMPFEMDIH; the protein is encoded by the coding sequence ATGCGCCAGTTTTTGAAGTTCATGCTCGCCTCGATGCTGGGCTCCCTGCTCATCGGCATCGTGCTCATCGTTCTCTTTATCGGCTCACTGGCCGCCTTGGGCAGTGCCTTCAGCATGGAGGGGAAGGCTCCCTCCGTATCCTCGAACTCTGTTTTGCGCATCAGCTTGGACCAGGTGGTGGTGGACCGTGGCGCCAAGGAACCTTTCAGCTTGGACTTCGGCCCTTTCAAGGGCATGGGCAAGCTCGGGCTGAACGACATATTGGACGACATCGAAAAGGCCAAGAAGGACGACCGCATCAAGGGCGTGTTCCTGGACCTGGGCATGGTGAACGCCGGGTTTACCACCGTAAAGGAGATCCGCGACAAACTGATCGCCTTCAAAGCGGAAAGCGGGAAGCCCGTGGTGGCCTTCGCCGACACATACACGCAAAAGAGCTATTACCTGGCCAGTGTCGCGGACAAGGTCTACATGGTGCCGCAGGGCGACCTCGACTTCCGGGGGCTGCGCAGTGAGATGATGTTTTACACGGGCCTCTTCGAGAAGCTCGGCATCGAGATCCAGTTCATCCGCGGCAGCGACAACAAGTTCAAGAGTTTCGGCGAAGCCTTCACCCGCAAGGACATGAGCCCGGCGAACAAGATGCAGGTCACCCGGTTACTGGACGGGATCTGGGGCAACTACATCACCGAGGTGGGAGCGCTGCGCCAACTGGACACCGCCAAGCTGAACGCCATCGCCGAGAACATGATGGTGCGCAAGGCCCAGGACGCCGTGACCACCGGCCTGGTAGACAGCCTCGTGTACCGCGACGAGGTGCTTGCCGGCATCAAGGAACGCATGAATCTGGATATTGGCAAGGACATCAATTTTGTGGACCTGAACAAATACACCAAGGCCTATGTGGCCAAGGCAAAGCCGGAGAAGGACGCAAGCGAAATCTCTTCTTGGAAAAAGCCAAAGGTGGCCGTGGTATACGCTCAGGGCGACATCGTGGACGGCGATGGCGAGGACGGCAGTATAGGCGGCACCACCCTCAGCGAGGCCATCCGCAAGGCCCGTGAGGACAGCACGGTGAAGGCCATCGTGCTGCGCGTGAACAGCCCCGGCGGAAGCGGTTTGGCCAGCGACGTGATCTGGCGCGAGGTGATGCTGGCCAAGGCGGTGAAGCCCGTGGTGGTGAGCATGGGCGACGTGGCGGCCAGCGGCGGCTACTACATCAGCTGCGCGGCGGACAAGATCTTCGCGGAGCCCACCACCATCACAGGCAGCATCGGCGTCTTCGGCATGATCCCCAACATGCAGGGCTTCTTCAACGACAAGCTCGGCCTCACCTTTGACGGGGTGCAGACGCACAAGTACGCCGGCATGCTCACCGTGACCCGCCCGCTCACTGCGGACGAGAAGGGCATCATCCAAGGCTTCATCGACAACTTCTACTCCACCTTCACCCAGCGTGTTGCGGAAGGCCGCCACATGGAGGTGGCCGCCGTGGACAGCATCGGGCAGGGCCGTGTTTGGACCGGCACGGACGCCAAGCGTATCGGACTGGTGGATGAAATGGGCGGGTTGGAGGCCGCCACCGCAGAAGCCGCCAAGCTGGCCGATCTGGGCGAAGGCGAATACCGCACCGTGGGCTATCCCGAGCAAAAGGACTTCTTTGAGCAACTGAAGGAAAGCCTGAACGTTCAGGCGCGCACTTGGGTAGCTAAGGAAGCCTTCGGGGATGATGTGGAACTGCTGCACCGCTTCGAGGCCGTGCGCAAAGTGCGCACCATCACAGGCATACAGGCCCGGATGCCTTTCGAGATGGACATCCATTAA
- a CDS encoding DUF2797 domain-containing protein, with amino-acid sequence MRKVIPDRKMDGSPLRKMLADLDEDKENGSGHVTYALHLATGTIPLEGFIANEFTLRFTGAKTCISCGKRVKKFYGQGTCYPCFRDAPEASPCIIRPELCCAHLGEGRDVQWELDHHMQEHIVYLSYTGNLKVGVTRSTQVPVRWIDQGAVLAVPIARVPYRQLAGAIEVDLKRLFSDRTDWRKMLRPIGPGEGEGDLEEARAKAIAQADPTSAKYMLPEEPLVHLQYPLPPVPPKLVSVQLDKLPEISGRLLGIKGQYLVWSDGRVLNVRNHTGFHVEVG; translated from the coding sequence GTGCGGAAGGTAATACCGGACCGGAAAATGGATGGATCGCCCTTGCGGAAAATGCTCGCCGACCTCGATGAGGACAAGGAAAACGGCAGTGGTCATGTAACGTATGCACTGCACCTTGCGACCGGCACCATACCGTTGGAGGGCTTCATCGCGAATGAATTCACGTTGCGCTTTACCGGGGCGAAAACATGCATCTCCTGTGGGAAGCGCGTGAAGAAGTTTTACGGACAGGGCACCTGCTACCCATGTTTCCGCGATGCCCCTGAGGCCAGCCCCTGCATCATCCGGCCGGAGCTGTGTTGCGCCCATCTCGGTGAGGGGCGCGATGTGCAATGGGAGCTCGACCACCACATGCAGGAGCACATCGTGTACCTGTCCTACACCGGGAACCTGAAGGTCGGTGTAACGCGCAGCACCCAAGTGCCGGTGCGTTGGATCGATCAGGGGGCAGTTCTGGCCGTACCCATTGCGCGGGTGCCGTATCGGCAGTTGGCGGGAGCCATCGAAGTCGATCTGAAGCGCTTGTTCTCCGACCGGACGGACTGGCGAAAAATGCTTCGACCGATCGGCCCCGGTGAGGGTGAAGGCGATTTGGAAGAGGCCCGGGCGAAAGCGATCGCACAGGCGGACCCCACCTCGGCCAAGTACATGCTTCCGGAAGAGCCGTTGGTCCACCTCCAGTATCCCTTGCCACCGGTACCGCCCAAGCTCGTGAGCGTTCAATTGGACAAGCTCCCGGAGATCTCGGGCCGGTTGCTCGGCATCAAGGGCCAGTACTTGGTCTGGAGCGATGGACGAGTGCTGAACGTGCGCAACCACACCGGATTTCATGTGGAAGTGGGGTAG
- a CDS encoding polysaccharide deacetylase family protein — translation MHKSVFSVDVEEWFHILDVPSTPALAEWGALESRVEKSFRSMLEVFAEKQVRTTLFFLAWVVERYPHLVREAVAGGHEIASHGYAHELVYRQDRTTFSADISKAKDIIEQAAGSAVRGYRAPGFSVTEGTPWFFDAVAEAGYTYDSSVFPGERGHGGLPGALAIPHLVNTSEGDLVEFPISLSSMFGKPMYFFGGGYLRFFPYRLMLSKAKAVLKEERPVVFYLHPREVDPGHPRLPMSAKRNFMTYHNLRSTMPKMRRLFEDLPMTTFGDIVDAGTAAFPRAPR, via the coding sequence ATGCACAAGTCCGTTTTTTCCGTCGACGTGGAGGAGTGGTTCCACATCCTTGACGTGCCTTCCACGCCCGCGTTGGCGGAATGGGGCGCGTTGGAATCACGGGTGGAGAAAAGCTTTCGTTCCATGCTGGAGGTTTTCGCCGAGAAGCAGGTGCGCACCACGCTCTTCTTTCTGGCGTGGGTGGTGGAGCGTTATCCGCACTTGGTGCGTGAGGCCGTGGCAGGCGGGCACGAGATCGCTTCACATGGATACGCGCATGAACTGGTGTACCGGCAGGACCGCACGACCTTCTCCGCCGATATCAGCAAAGCGAAGGACATCATCGAGCAGGCCGCGGGATCGGCCGTGCGGGGCTATCGTGCTCCGGGCTTTTCCGTGACCGAGGGAACGCCCTGGTTCTTCGACGCCGTTGCCGAGGCGGGGTACACCTACGATTCATCCGTCTTCCCCGGCGAACGCGGCCATGGCGGGCTACCGGGGGCGTTGGCCATTCCACATTTGGTGAACACGTCAGAAGGTGACCTGGTGGAATTCCCGATCTCGCTCTCCTCCATGTTCGGCAAGCCCATGTATTTCTTCGGGGGCGGCTACCTGCGTTTCTTCCCGTATCGGCTCATGCTGTCAAAGGCGAAGGCGGTGCTGAAGGAAGAGCGGCCGGTGGTTTTCTACCTCCATCCGCGCGAGGTGGACCCGGGGCATCCACGCTTGCCGATGAGCGCCAAGCGTAATTTCATGACCTACCACAATTTGCGCAGCACTATGCCGAAAATGCGGCGGCTCTTCGAGGATCTGCCCATGACCACCTTCGGGGATATCGTGGATGCCGGCACGGCCGCCTTCCCCCGCGCACCGCGATGA
- a CDS encoding gliding motility-associated C-terminal domain-containing protein: MPCSFFVRSGLFLLIMMGLSERSTAQVTVIPFTSGPIPLCDTSIFTANVSGMGWLAQPGTPWSYSLNQLLMNITSNHPQTLQIFMTSPAGTELLLSEFNGAGGQNYTNTVFEYDWYPSITTGTAPFTGSWTAQGGSFSVFDGENADGTWTITVIDTSCVNNGTGTGGIWIPGWFDGSSGNGGFTMAFSAPPPCPGYIPFDNATICAGGTFDILGYYTAYNSGYSYNITLGGSPVTDPTAVSAPGNYWIDAYDMWDGCSYWAEFVIIASSPTPIGADQVVDHCGPDPVDLTALFNLTGVTPVWSLDGAPITGATAAAATVPGTYQVIGETAGGCNDTALVTLNINAAAILGPDESVSVCPGGSLDLTSLYDVTGLTAVWTFGGLPFATPTAATDAGVYTLSATNSNGCADQADVTLSVEPMAPLGADQTLALCSNATIDLTTLYTTTGLTSTWSLSGAPVIDPTSVSAAGTYRLIASNALACADSAFVSVNVNPAPALGPDASASACEDGTVDLTTFFPTTGLTTAWTLSGIAVPDPVSVDGGGTFMLVATDPNGCSDSALVSVTISTNPVLGADQTISVCDGNAVDLTTFYATGANTSLWEAGGTTVADPTSVTTSGTYLLTVTNAAGCSASATVALSFDPSPALGPDVTASICGGTTYDLTAQFAPTGASGSWTVGGNSVADPVVVNATGNYQLVVTNASGCTDTAMVALTVHTAPDLGEDQFFTLCPWQTVDLSAVFPVNGMDAIYTYDGQPLSDPATVHDPGTYTVAVTDAYGCTDDAVASIINVECLCEADFRYDAGCMQEPVQFTVLADSAVVSATWNFSGAAPNALGSDPLVRFTTDEPTLVTLQATLSCGVVTVERMIRVPDCSDSCSVWIPSAFTPDGDGVNDTWGWPGECLPKDFSVKVFDRWGELVYTSTDPFKPWDGSHGGKPSPTGVYVYRVDYQLLYQERKEVTGTVTLIR, encoded by the coding sequence ATGCCTTGTTCCTTTTTCGTGCGTTCCGGTCTTTTCCTGTTGATCATGATGGGGCTGTCCGAACGCAGCACCGCTCAGGTGACGGTCATCCCCTTCACCAGCGGTCCCATTCCACTGTGCGACACCAGCATCTTCACGGCCAACGTCAGTGGAATGGGTTGGCTCGCACAACCAGGCACACCATGGTCCTATTCGCTGAACCAGCTCCTGATGAACATCACGAGCAACCATCCACAGACCCTGCAGATCTTCATGACCTCACCGGCAGGCACCGAGCTGCTCCTTTCCGAATTCAACGGCGCCGGTGGGCAGAACTATACGAACACCGTATTCGAGTACGACTGGTATCCCTCGATCACGACCGGCACAGCGCCATTCACCGGATCATGGACCGCACAGGGCGGATCGTTCAGCGTATTCGATGGAGAGAACGCCGATGGCACGTGGACCATCACCGTGATCGACACTTCTTGCGTGAACAACGGCACAGGGACCGGAGGAATTTGGATACCCGGTTGGTTCGACGGATCATCGGGCAACGGCGGCTTCACCATGGCCTTCTCCGCCCCTCCACCCTGCCCGGGCTACATCCCGTTTGACAATGCGACCATTTGCGCAGGTGGGACCTTCGACATACTCGGGTACTACACGGCATACAACTCTGGGTATTCGTATAACATCACGCTCGGAGGTAGTCCGGTAACGGATCCGACGGCCGTGAGCGCGCCCGGGAATTATTGGATCGATGCCTATGATATGTGGGACGGCTGTTCCTATTGGGCCGAATTCGTGATCATCGCTTCCAGCCCAACACCGATCGGCGCGGACCAAGTGGTGGACCATTGCGGCCCGGACCCCGTGGACCTGACCGCCTTATTCAACTTGACGGGGGTAACGCCAGTGTGGTCGCTTGATGGCGCGCCCATCACCGGAGCCACCGCGGCCGCTGCCACTGTTCCGGGGACCTATCAGGTGATCGGGGAAACAGCCGGTGGCTGCAACGACACCGCGTTGGTCACGCTCAACATCAACGCGGCAGCGATCCTGGGACCGGATGAAAGTGTCAGCGTTTGTCCAGGCGGCAGCTTGGACCTCACGAGCTTGTACGATGTCACCGGACTTACTGCGGTGTGGACCTTCGGTGGTCTACCGTTCGCCACTCCCACGGCAGCCACCGACGCCGGTGTTTATACGCTCTCAGCCACGAACAGCAATGGTTGCGCGGACCAAGCGGATGTCACCCTTTCGGTGGAGCCGATGGCACCGTTGGGCGCGGACCAGACCTTGGCGCTGTGCAGCAATGCAACGATCGATCTGACCACTTTGTACACCACCACAGGCCTTACTTCCACATGGTCGCTTTCCGGTGCTCCTGTCATCGATCCCACATCGGTGAGCGCCGCAGGTACGTATCGATTGATCGCATCGAACGCCTTGGCCTGTGCCGACTCCGCATTCGTCAGCGTCAATGTCAACCCTGCACCGGCACTTGGGCCGGATGCCTCGGCTTCGGCCTGCGAGGATGGGACCGTCGACCTCACCACGTTCTTTCCTACCACAGGGCTCACCACTGCATGGACCCTTTCCGGGATCGCCGTTCCGGATCCCGTTTCGGTCGATGGGGGTGGCACGTTCATGCTCGTTGCCACAGATCCGAACGGCTGTAGCGATTCCGCCTTGGTAAGCGTGACCATCTCCACGAACCCCGTCCTTGGGGCCGATCAAACGATATCGGTATGCGATGGAAATGCGGTGGACCTGACCACCTTCTATGCGACCGGCGCGAATACCTCCCTGTGGGAGGCGGGCGGGACCACCGTAGCGGACCCGACCTCCGTTACGACCAGCGGCACATACCTTTTGACCGTGACAAACGCGGCAGGCTGCTCGGCCAGCGCCACCGTTGCGTTGAGCTTCGACCCATCGCCCGCATTGGGCCCTGATGTGACCGCCTCGATCTGTGGTGGTACCACGTACGACCTTACAGCTCAATTCGCTCCAACGGGTGCATCCGGCTCTTGGACCGTGGGCGGAAACTCTGTCGCTGATCCCGTGGTGGTGAATGCAACGGGCAACTACCAACTTGTGGTCACCAACGCTTCCGGCTGTACCGATACGGCCATGGTGGCCTTGACGGTCCACACGGCCCCCGACTTGGGAGAGGACCAATTCTTCACACTCTGTCCATGGCAGACGGTGGACCTGAGCGCGGTATTCCCTGTGAACGGCATGGACGCCATCTACACATATGATGGCCAACCCCTGTCCGATCCGGCCACCGTTCATGATCCCGGCACCTACACCGTGGCTGTGACCGATGCGTACGGTTGCACGGACGATGCGGTCGCTTCGATCATCAACGTCGAATGCCTCTGTGAAGCCGACTTCCGGTATGATGCCGGATGCATGCAGGAACCTGTGCAATTCACGGTGTTGGCGGATTCAGCTGTGGTGAGCGCCACGTGGAACTTCAGCGGTGCCGCCCCCAATGCGCTGGGCAGCGATCCCCTTGTACGCTTCACCACGGATGAACCCACGCTCGTCACGCTCCAAGCCACGCTCAGTTGTGGTGTGGTCACCGTGGAGCGGATGATCCGTGTGCCGGACTGCAGCGACTCCTGTAGCGTGTGGATCCCTTCCGCGTTCACGCCTGATGGCGACGGGGTCAACGACACTTGGGGCTGGCCAGGTGAGTGCCTGCCGAAGGACTTCTCGGTGAAGGTGTTCGACCGGTGGGGTGAACTCGTTTACACCTCCACCGACCCCTTCAAACCTTGGGACGGCAGCCATGGAGGCAAGCCTTCACCGACCGGGGTGTACGTGTATCGGGTCGACTATCAACTCCTCTATCAGGAACGCAAGGAGGTGACGGGTACGGTGACCTTGATCCGCTAG